In Strigops habroptila isolate Jane chromosome 2, bStrHab1.2.pri, whole genome shotgun sequence, one genomic interval encodes:
- the SLC5A3 gene encoding sodium/myo-inositol cotransporter: protein MRASLETADIAIVVLYFVLVMCIGFFAMWKYNRSTVSGYFLAGRSMTWVAIGASLFVSNIGSEHFIGLAGSGAASGFAVGAWEFNALMLLQLLGWVFVPVYIRSGVYTMPEYLSKRFGGHRIQIYFAALSLILYIFTKLSVDLYSGALFIQESLGWNLYLSVILLIGMTALLTVTGGLVAVIYTDTLQALLMIIGALTLMIISITEVGGFEEVKRRYMLASPNITSILLTYNISNTNSCNVDPKPDALKMLREPTDEDIPWPGFLLGQTPASVWYWCADQVIVQRVLAAKNIAHAKGSTLMAGFLKLLPMFIIVVPGMISRILFADDIACINPEHCFQVCGSRAGCSNIAYPRLVMKLVPVGLRGLMMAVMIAALMSDLDSIFNSASTIFTLDVYKLIRKSATSRELMIVGRVFVAFMVVISIAWVPIIVEMQGGQMYLYIQEVADYLTPPVAALFLMGIFWKRCNEQGAFYGGMAGFVLGAVRLILAFIYRAPECNQPDTRPSFIKNIHYMYVATTLFWITGIVTFVVSLLTPPPTKEQVRTTTFWAVKNRNVKESAAKGELYKVQEKSILKCNENANHIIPNGKSEENIKNIKPEDINLLVTCRDDSNPVISVSHSEVETPVDCYSNGQAALMGEKKHEEETDERERDLKFIDWFCGFKSKNMNKRAVREMEEETVCLQMLEETPKVKLLLNTGLVCVCSLGIFMFVYFSL from the coding sequence ATGAGGGCTTCTTTGGAAACAGCAGACATTGCCATTGTGGTGCTGTACTTCGTGCTTGTAATGTGCATAGGTTTTTTTGCCATGTGGAAATACAATCGGAGCACCGTAAGTGGCTACTTTTTGGCAGGGCGTTCTATGACCTGGGTAGCTATTGGTGCATCTTTATTTGTGAGCAATATTGGAAGCGAACATTTCATTGGGCTCGCAGGATCTGGAGCAGCAAGTGGATTTGCAGTAGGTGCATGGGAATTCAACGCCTTAATGCTTTTGCAGCTTTTAGGATGGGTCTTCGTCCCAGTCTACATCCGGTCGGGAGTATACACCATGCCTGAATACTTGTCCAAGCGTTTTGGAGGGCATAgaattcaaatatattttgcagCGTTGTCTCTAATTCTTTATATCTTCACCAAACTCTCAGTTGACTTGTATTCAGGGGCACTTTTTATTCAAGAATCGCTAGGTTGGAACCTCTATTTGTCGGTTATCCTCCTTATTGGAATGACTGCACTGTTGACTGTGACTGGAGGTCTTGTGGCTGTCATCTACACAGACACGCTTCAAGCTCTGCTTATGATTATTGGTGCCCTCACACTTATGATCATAAGTATTACGGAGGTTGGTGGGTTTGAAGAAGTTAAAAGAAGGTACATGTTAGCGTCACCAAATATTACATCTATCTTGTTAACCTACAACATTTCCAATACCAATTCCTGCAATGTCGACCCAAAGCCTGATGCTCTTAAAATGTTGCGTGAGCCAACAGATGAAGATATTCCCTGGCCTGGATTTCTGTTGGGACAGACTCCGGCTTCTGTCTGGTACTGGTGTGCTGATCAAGTCATAGTTCAGAGAGTTTTAGCTGCAAAAAACATTGCTCATGCCAAAGGATCCACTCTGATGGCAGGCTTCTTAAAGTTGCTGCCGATGTTTATTATAGTTGTCCCAGGGATGATTTCACGAATACTGTTTGCAGATGATATCGCCTGCATTAATCCAGAACACTGTTTTCAAGTCTGcgggagcagagcaggatgctcTAACATTGCCTACCCACGTTTGGTGATGAAACTTGTGCCGGTTGGTCTGCGAGGACTGATGATGGCTGTGATGATTGCTGCACTGATGAGTGACTTGGACTCTATATTCAACAGTGCCAGTACCATATTCACACTTGATGTCTACAAGCTCATTCGGAAGAGCGCGACGTCTAGAGAACTGATGATTGTAGGAAGAGTCTTTGTTGCGTTCATGGTAGTTATAAGCATTGCCTGGGTCCCGATAATTGTAGAAATGCAAGGTGGTCAGATGTACCTTTATATCCAAGAGGTAGCGGACTACTTGACCCCACCAGTGGCTGCTCTGTTTCTTATGGGTATCTTTTGGAAGCGTTGCAATGAGCAGGGGGCTTTCTATGGCGGAATGGCCGGGTTTGTTCTTGGAGCGGTACGGTTGATACTGGCATTTATCTATCGTGCTCCCGAGTGTAACCAGCCAGATACTAGGCCAAGCTTTATCAAAAACATCCATTACATGTATGTTGCGACAACTCTCTTCTGGATCACTGGGATTGTGACCTTTGTAGTAAGCCTCCTCACGCCTCCGCCTACGAAGGAGCAGGTTCGGACAACCACTTTCTGGGCTGTGAAAAACAGGAACGTAAAAGAGAGCGCTGCAAAGGGCGAGCTGTACAAAGTGCAGGAAAAGAGCATCCTCAAGTGCAATGAAAATGCTAACCATATAATTCCAAACGGCAAATcggaagaaaatattaaaaatatcaagcCAGAGGATATCAATCTTCTGGTTACTTGCAGAGATGACAGCAACCCGGTGATTTCTGTGAGTCACTCTGAAGTTGAGACACCAGTTGATTGTTATTCGAATGGACAAGCAGCTTtgatgggggagaaaaagcatgaagaagagactgatgagagagagagagatttgaAATTCATAGATTGGTTCTGTggctttaaaagtaaaaacatgAACAAGAGAGCTGTTcgggagatggaggaggagacTGTTTGTTTACAAATGCTGGAAGAGACTCCAAAAGTTAAACTATTACTAAATACTGGACTGGTCTGTGTCTGTTCGCTTGGAATATTCATGTTTGTCTATTTCTCTTTGTGA